One Chitinophagaceae bacterium C216 genomic window carries:
- the lepA gene encoding Elongation factor 4 → MKHIRNFCIIAHIDHGKSTLADRLLQSTNTVSDREMMDQVLDDMDLEREKGITIKSHAIQINYRSKAGEDYVLNLIDTPGHVDFSYEVSRALAACEGALLLVDATQGIQAQTISNLYLAIDNDLEIIPVINKIDMDGAMIEEVKDQIIDLIGCKPEDILLASGRTGQGVDEILEAIVQRIPPPEGDENAPLQALIFDSVFNSFRGIIVYFRVMNGIIRKGDKIKFVSTGQEYEADEVGILKLKMTEKKEIKAGDVGYIITGIKNAKEVKVGDTITMANNPNPEAIKGFEEVKPMVFAGIYPVNTDDFEELRDCMDKLQLNDASLTFEVETSQALGFGFRCGFLGMLHMEIIQERLEREFNQTVITTVPNVSFLAYTTKGETIVVNNPSEFPDPVKTDRIEEPYIKAQIITKPEYIGNIMTLCLGKRGILVNQNYLTPTRVELVFEMPLTEIVFDFYDKLKSQTRGYASFDYHPLGYRESDIVKMDILLNGDKVDALSALIHRSRAQEFGRKLCEKLKELLPRQQFQIAIQAAIGAKIVARENISALRKDVTAKCYGGDISRKRKLLEKQKEGKKRMRQIGNVEVPQEAFLAVLKLDD, encoded by the coding sequence ATGAAGCATATTAGAAATTTTTGCATAATTGCCCATATTGACCATGGTAAAAGTACCTTGGCCGATCGTTTATTGCAGTCTACCAATACTGTTAGCGACCGTGAAATGATGGATCAGGTTTTGGACGACATGGATCTAGAGCGGGAGAAAGGTATTACTATTAAAAGTCATGCCATCCAAATTAACTATCGGTCGAAAGCAGGTGAGGATTATGTGTTGAATCTGATCGATACGCCCGGCCACGTAGACTTCAGCTATGAGGTGAGCCGTGCACTGGCAGCCTGTGAGGGCGCCTTATTGTTGGTAGATGCTACTCAGGGTATTCAAGCGCAGACTATCAGCAACCTCTATCTGGCTATTGATAACGATCTGGAGATTATTCCCGTAATCAATAAGATCGATATGGACGGTGCCATGATCGAAGAGGTAAAGGATCAGATTATTGATCTTATCGGCTGTAAGCCTGAAGATATTTTGCTGGCGAGTGGACGAACCGGGCAGGGGGTTGATGAAATTCTGGAAGCTATTGTGCAAAGAATTCCACCTCCCGAGGGCGATGAAAATGCACCGCTCCAAGCACTGATTTTTGATAGTGTATTTAACAGTTTTCGCGGCATTATCGTGTATTTCCGTGTGATGAACGGAATTATACGAAAGGGTGATAAAATTAAGTTCGTTAGTACCGGTCAGGAATATGAAGCGGATGAAGTGGGTATTCTGAAGCTCAAGATGACCGAGAAAAAAGAGATAAAGGCCGGCGATGTGGGGTATATCATTACCGGTATTAAAAACGCTAAGGAAGTGAAGGTGGGGGATACCATTACAATGGCCAATAATCCCAACCCCGAAGCTATTAAAGGTTTTGAAGAGGTAAAACCGATGGTATTTGCCGGGATTTATCCTGTGAATACTGATGATTTTGAGGAATTGCGCGACTGCATGGATAAGCTGCAACTTAATGACGCTTCTCTCACTTTTGAAGTAGAAACTTCGCAGGCGTTAGGTTTCGGTTTCAGATGCGGCTTTCTCGGCATGCTGCACATGGAAATTATACAGGAGCGCTTGGAGCGAGAGTTCAATCAGACGGTGATCACTACTGTTCCTAACGTAAGCTTCCTAGCATATACTACCAAGGGCGAAACCATTGTGGTAAATAACCCGTCGGAGTTTCCTGATCCAGTGAAAACCGATCGGATCGAGGAGCCCTATATTAAAGCGCAAATCATTACCAAGCCCGAGTATATCGGTAATATTATGACGCTATGTTTGGGCAAGCGCGGCATTCTGGTAAATCAAAATTACCTGACACCCACCCGTGTAGAGCTGGTGTTTGAAATGCCGTTGACAGAGATAGTATTTGACTTTTACGATAAACTAAAATCACAGACTCGCGGTTATGCATCATTCGATTATCATCCACTAGGATACAGAGAGAGTGATATTGTGAAAATGGATATTCTGCTGAATGGTGACAAAGTAGATGCACTGAGTGCGTTGATTCACCGTAGTCGTGCGCAAGAGTTCGGACGCAAGCTTTGCGAGAAATTGAAAGAGTTATTACCGCGTCAGCAGTTCCAGATTGCAATTCAGGCGGCCATTGGCGCTAAGATTGTAGCCCGGGAAAATATTTCTGCATTACGGAAAGATGTAACCGCTAAATGTTACGGTGGAGATATCAGCCGTAAGCGGAAGCTGTTGGAAAAGCAGAAAGAAGGTAAAAAGCGGATGCGTCAGATAGGAAATGTGGAGGTGCCCCAGGAAGCTTTCTTGGCAGTACTGAAGTTGGATGATTAG